The Candidatus Nanopelagicus abundans genome includes a region encoding these proteins:
- a CDS encoding SURF1 family cytochrome oxidase biogenesis protein, with amino-acid sequence MKVAKKLLVVITWLLLIYTSFELGMWQLHRAQDMNEQSAPTPDQPLISLDKVSSAGKNMPIKAVNRIVSASGNYTNSYVALDQKIEPEEIVDLDVRLLKLSTGHGILVVREIAKNSPEVINSSVAITGRLYPRQNVDRAFAKLGQLPRIDPSLVVSKENPFLYDGYIILQTEKVASNVKNNITPIPSPQLSQKIPGFYWQHISYVVVWWFMALLLLIAPLFPQFRSPKPVVAAVTKVRGKK; translated from the coding sequence TAATTACCTGGCTACTTTTAATCTATACCAGCTTTGAACTTGGTATGTGGCAACTACATCGTGCTCAGGATATGAATGAGCAAAGTGCGCCAACACCAGATCAACCTCTAATTTCATTAGATAAAGTCTCCTCCGCTGGTAAGAATATGCCGATAAAAGCGGTTAATCGAATTGTTTCAGCCTCTGGTAATTACACAAATAGTTATGTTGCACTGGATCAAAAAATAGAGCCAGAAGAAATTGTTGATTTAGATGTCAGATTACTAAAGTTAAGTACCGGCCATGGAATATTGGTGGTGCGCGAAATTGCAAAAAACTCACCAGAGGTAATTAACTCATCAGTTGCGATCACTGGCCGGTTATATCCAAGACAAAATGTTGACCGAGCCTTTGCCAAGCTTGGGCAATTACCCCGAATAGATCCTTCATTAGTTGTAAGTAAAGAAAATCCATTTTTATATGATGGATATATTATTCTGCAGACGGAAAAAGTGGCTAGTAATGTAAAAAATAATATTACACCGATTCCATCACCGCAGTTATCCCAGAAGATTCCAGGATTTTATTGGCAACATATCTCATACGTTGTAGTGTGGTGGTTCATGGCTTTGCTACTTTTAATAGCACCATTATTTCCTCAATTTAGATCTCCAAAGCCAGTGGTAGCAGCTGTCACAAAAGTAAGGGGTAAAAAGTGA